A part of Phoenix dactylifera cultivar Barhee BC4 chromosome 2, palm_55x_up_171113_PBpolish2nd_filt_p, whole genome shotgun sequence genomic DNA contains:
- the LOC103703556 gene encoding protein PHOSPHATE STARVATION RESPONSE 1-like isoform X4, whose product MWMGLSRGFFSHHSNYQSLLSQLFNGSTQLLQPRHHRGLPHQTVAGKMTNFNYESSGKSDAPSSIYFPTDCQAQNNDNVGILQSKSTSLEHACTANNSDLSWREVGGSKHGEMLYSSNSRIGTTAVHSSMQSGGAATGKQRIRWTHELHEQFVEAVNHLGGAMKATPKGILALMKSQGLTIFHIKSHLQKYRTAKCMPNFLGGKNGKRINNDMLPLSNFRGYAGLQISETLRLQMDVQKSLHDHLEFQKKLQMRIEEHANYLERMFDQQKRSCSFLENHNSANAVDQSIIGCSSNGEYENSKEAILAKREP is encoded by the exons ATGTGGATGGGTCTCTCAAGGGGTTTCTTT TCTCATCACTCCAATTACCAGAGTTTGCTTTCTCAGTTGTTCAATGGATCCACCCAACTTCTGCAACCTCGGCATCATCGGGGTCTTCCTCACCAAACTGTAGCAGGAAAAATGACTAATTTTAATTATGAATCATCTGGAAAGTCAGATGCTCCCTCCAGCATTTACTTTCCTACTGATTGTCAAGCTCAAAATAATGATAATGTTGGAATTCTGCAATCAAAAAGTACGAGCTTGGAGCATGCATGTACTGCGAATAATTCAGATTTGTCATGGCGAGAAGTAGGAGGATCCAAACATGGG gaaATGTTGTACTCTTCAAATTCTCGGATTGGAACTACTGCAGTTCATAGTAGCATGCAGTCTGGTGGCGCAGCAACTGGCAAACAACGTATTAGATGGACACATGAACTACATGAACAGTTTGTAGAAGCTGTTAATCATCTTGGAGGGGCAATGA AAGCAACTCCAAAAGGAATATTAGCACTTATGAAATCCCAAGGGTTGACAATTTTTCACATCAAGAGCCACCTACAG AAATATCGGACTGCTAAGTGCATGCCAAATTTCCTTGGAG GGAAGAATGGGAAGAGAATCAATAATGATATGTTGCCATTATCAAATTTTAGGGG GTATGCAGGACTTCAGATTTCTGAAACACTTCGTCTGCAAATGGATGTTCAAAAAAGCTTACATGACCATTTGGAG TTCCAGAAGAAACTGCAGATGAGAATTGAAGAGCATGCAAATTACCTGGAAAGGATGTTTGATCAGCAAAAAAGAAGTTGCAGCTTCCTTGAGAATCACAACTCAGCTAATGCTGTCGACCAGTCTATCATAGGGTGTTCATCCAATGGCGAATATGAAAATAGCAAAGAGGCCATTCTTGCTAAACGGGAGCCCTAA
- the LOC103703556 gene encoding protein PHOSPHATE STARVATION RESPONSE 1-like isoform X3, which yields MWMGLSRGFFQSHHSNYQSLLSQLFNGSTQLLQPRHHRGLPHQTVAGKMTNFNYESSGKSDAPSSIYFPTDCQAQNNDNVGILQSKSTSLEHACTANNSDLSWREVGGSKHGEMLYSSNSRIGTTAVHSSMQSGGAATGKQRIRWTHELHEQFVEAVNHLGGAMKATPKGILALMKSQGLTIFHIKSHLQKYRTAKCMPNFLGGKNGKRINNDMLPLSNFRGYAGLQISETLRLQMDVQKSLHDHLEFQKKLQMRIEEHANYLERMFDQQKRSCSFLENHNSANAVDQSIIGCSSNGEYENSKEAILAKREP from the exons ATGTGGATGGGTCTCTCAAGGGGTTTCTTT CAGTCTCATCACTCCAATTACCAGAGTTTGCTTTCTCAGTTGTTCAATGGATCCACCCAACTTCTGCAACCTCGGCATCATCGGGGTCTTCCTCACCAAACTGTAGCAGGAAAAATGACTAATTTTAATTATGAATCATCTGGAAAGTCAGATGCTCCCTCCAGCATTTACTTTCCTACTGATTGTCAAGCTCAAAATAATGATAATGTTGGAATTCTGCAATCAAAAAGTACGAGCTTGGAGCATGCATGTACTGCGAATAATTCAGATTTGTCATGGCGAGAAGTAGGAGGATCCAAACATGGG gaaATGTTGTACTCTTCAAATTCTCGGATTGGAACTACTGCAGTTCATAGTAGCATGCAGTCTGGTGGCGCAGCAACTGGCAAACAACGTATTAGATGGACACATGAACTACATGAACAGTTTGTAGAAGCTGTTAATCATCTTGGAGGGGCAATGA AAGCAACTCCAAAAGGAATATTAGCACTTATGAAATCCCAAGGGTTGACAATTTTTCACATCAAGAGCCACCTACAG AAATATCGGACTGCTAAGTGCATGCCAAATTTCCTTGGAG GGAAGAATGGGAAGAGAATCAATAATGATATGTTGCCATTATCAAATTTTAGGGG GTATGCAGGACTTCAGATTTCTGAAACACTTCGTCTGCAAATGGATGTTCAAAAAAGCTTACATGACCATTTGGAG TTCCAGAAGAAACTGCAGATGAGAATTGAAGAGCATGCAAATTACCTGGAAAGGATGTTTGATCAGCAAAAAAGAAGTTGCAGCTTCCTTGAGAATCACAACTCAGCTAATGCTGTCGACCAGTCTATCATAGGGTGTTCATCCAATGGCGAATATGAAAATAGCAAAGAGGCCATTCTTGCTAAACGGGAGCCCTAA
- the LOC103703556 gene encoding protein PHOSPHATE STARVATION RESPONSE 1-like isoform X2, with amino-acid sequence MNPQEQIENSYTSNEEVMRSPYLESLTSGFPFPDFMNNYYHAPHGGVVLQQSHHSNYQSLLSQLFNGSTQLLQPRHHRGLPHQTVAGKMTNFNYESSGKSDAPSSIYFPTDCQAQNNDNVGILQSKSTSLEHACTANNSDLSWREVGGSKHGEMLYSSNSRIGTTAVHSSMQSGGAATGKQRIRWTHELHEQFVEAVNHLGGAMKATPKGILALMKSQGLTIFHIKSHLQKYRTAKCMPNFLGGKNGKRINNDMLPLSNFRGYAGLQISETLRLQMDVQKSLHDHLEKKLQMRIEEHANYLERMFDQQKRSCSFLENHNSANAVDQSIIGCSSNGEYENSKEAILAKREP; translated from the exons ATGAACCCACAGGAACAGATAGAAAATTCATATACTTCCAATGAAGAAGTTATGCGCTCTCCATATCTTGAGTCTCTAACATCTGGTTTTCCATTTCCTGATTTTATGAACAACTACTACCATGCACCACATGGTGGAGTGGTTCTTCAGCAGTCTCATCACTCCAATTACCAGAGTTTGCTTTCTCAGTTGTTCAATGGATCCACCCAACTTCTGCAACCTCGGCATCATCGGGGTCTTCCTCACCAAACTGTAGCAGGAAAAATGACTAATTTTAATTATGAATCATCTGGAAAGTCAGATGCTCCCTCCAGCATTTACTTTCCTACTGATTGTCAAGCTCAAAATAATGATAATGTTGGAATTCTGCAATCAAAAAGTACGAGCTTGGAGCATGCATGTACTGCGAATAATTCAGATTTGTCATGGCGAGAAGTAGGAGGATCCAAACATGGG gaaATGTTGTACTCTTCAAATTCTCGGATTGGAACTACTGCAGTTCATAGTAGCATGCAGTCTGGTGGCGCAGCAACTGGCAAACAACGTATTAGATGGACACATGAACTACATGAACAGTTTGTAGAAGCTGTTAATCATCTTGGAGGGGCAATGA AAGCAACTCCAAAAGGAATATTAGCACTTATGAAATCCCAAGGGTTGACAATTTTTCACATCAAGAGCCACCTACAG AAATATCGGACTGCTAAGTGCATGCCAAATTTCCTTGGAG GGAAGAATGGGAAGAGAATCAATAATGATATGTTGCCATTATCAAATTTTAGGGG GTATGCAGGACTTCAGATTTCTGAAACACTTCGTCTGCAAATGGATGTTCAAAAAAGCTTACATGACCATTTGGAG AAGAAACTGCAGATGAGAATTGAAGAGCATGCAAATTACCTGGAAAGGATGTTTGATCAGCAAAAAAGAAGTTGCAGCTTCCTTGAGAATCACAACTCAGCTAATGCTGTCGACCAGTCTATCATAGGGTGTTCATCCAATGGCGAATATGAAAATAGCAAAGAGGCCATTCTTGCTAAACGGGAGCCCTAA
- the LOC103703556 gene encoding protein PHOSPHATE STARVATION RESPONSE 1-like isoform X1 — translation MNPQEQIENSYTSNEEVMRSPYLESLTSGFPFPDFMNNYYHAPHGGVVLQQSHHSNYQSLLSQLFNGSTQLLQPRHHRGLPHQTVAGKMTNFNYESSGKSDAPSSIYFPTDCQAQNNDNVGILQSKSTSLEHACTANNSDLSWREVGGSKHGEMLYSSNSRIGTTAVHSSMQSGGAATGKQRIRWTHELHEQFVEAVNHLGGAMKATPKGILALMKSQGLTIFHIKSHLQKYRTAKCMPNFLGGKNGKRINNDMLPLSNFRGYAGLQISETLRLQMDVQKSLHDHLEFQKKLQMRIEEHANYLERMFDQQKRSCSFLENHNSANAVDQSIIGCSSNGEYENSKEAILAKREP, via the exons ATGAACCCACAGGAACAGATAGAAAATTCATATACTTCCAATGAAGAAGTTATGCGCTCTCCATATCTTGAGTCTCTAACATCTGGTTTTCCATTTCCTGATTTTATGAACAACTACTACCATGCACCACATGGTGGAGTGGTTCTTCAGCAGTCTCATCACTCCAATTACCAGAGTTTGCTTTCTCAGTTGTTCAATGGATCCACCCAACTTCTGCAACCTCGGCATCATCGGGGTCTTCCTCACCAAACTGTAGCAGGAAAAATGACTAATTTTAATTATGAATCATCTGGAAAGTCAGATGCTCCCTCCAGCATTTACTTTCCTACTGATTGTCAAGCTCAAAATAATGATAATGTTGGAATTCTGCAATCAAAAAGTACGAGCTTGGAGCATGCATGTACTGCGAATAATTCAGATTTGTCATGGCGAGAAGTAGGAGGATCCAAACATGGG gaaATGTTGTACTCTTCAAATTCTCGGATTGGAACTACTGCAGTTCATAGTAGCATGCAGTCTGGTGGCGCAGCAACTGGCAAACAACGTATTAGATGGACACATGAACTACATGAACAGTTTGTAGAAGCTGTTAATCATCTTGGAGGGGCAATGA AAGCAACTCCAAAAGGAATATTAGCACTTATGAAATCCCAAGGGTTGACAATTTTTCACATCAAGAGCCACCTACAG AAATATCGGACTGCTAAGTGCATGCCAAATTTCCTTGGAG GGAAGAATGGGAAGAGAATCAATAATGATATGTTGCCATTATCAAATTTTAGGGG GTATGCAGGACTTCAGATTTCTGAAACACTTCGTCTGCAAATGGATGTTCAAAAAAGCTTACATGACCATTTGGAG TTCCAGAAGAAACTGCAGATGAGAATTGAAGAGCATGCAAATTACCTGGAAAGGATGTTTGATCAGCAAAAAAGAAGTTGCAGCTTCCTTGAGAATCACAACTCAGCTAATGCTGTCGACCAGTCTATCATAGGGTGTTCATCCAATGGCGAATATGAAAATAGCAAAGAGGCCATTCTTGCTAAACGGGAGCCCTAA
- the LOC103703558 gene encoding S-norcoclaurine synthase 1-like, giving the protein MEPGNDGGRPKDLGGSIRVANVQALAGSAKNLEAEILHRYLRPEINGDALDDGDSEDIPIIDMSRLRDPLFEQEETSRLKFACEEWGFFQLVNHGIPDKVIEKMRADVEEFFQLPPGEKEAIAQLPGDLEGYGQAFVVSDEQKLDWGDMLFLFTQPPHFRNLRLWPAQPPTFRDTMDRYSLELKRVAHCLLGLMAKNLGLDPEKFVTIFKESQSMRINYYPPCPQADKVLGLSPHSDAVGLTLLLQVNQVQGLQIKRNGGWLPIKALPGAFVVNIGDVIEILSNGKYKSIEHRAIINKEKERLSIAAFHSPNMTTLVGPLPELVKGSKEYYKTLSFEDFVKHTFTSKLDGKSVIDWMKLKP; this is encoded by the exons CAAGAACTTGGAGGCTGAGATCCTCCATAGGTACCTTAGACCGGAGATAAATGGTGACGCCCTCGATGACGGTGACTCTGAAGACATTCCCATCATTGATATGAGCAGGCTCCGTGATCCCCTGTTCGAGCAAGAAGAGACCTCCAGGCTCAAATTTGCATGTGAGGAGTGGGGATTCTTCCAG CTGGTGAATCATGGAATACCTGATAAAGTGATCGAGAAAATGAGGGCAGATGTTGAGGAGTTCTTTCAGCTTCCTCCAGGAGAAAAGGAAGCAATTGCGCAGCTGCCAGGAGACCTCGAAGGCTATGGTCAAGCATTTGTTGTGTCAGATGAGCAAAAGCTTGACTGGGGTGATATGCTCTTCCTTTTTACTCAACCACCACATTTTAGGAACTTGAGACTCTGGCCTGCTCAACCTCCTACATTCAG GGATACAATGGACAGATACTCATTGGAGCTAAAGAGAGTCGCCCATTGTCTCTTGGGATTAATGGCTAAGAACTTAGGACTTGATCCTGAAAAATTTGTCACCATATTTAAGGAGTCACAATCAATGAGGATCAATTACTACCCACCATGCCCCCAAGCTGACAAAGTACTGGGTCTCTCCCCACACTCCGATGCTGTTGGCTTGACGTTGCTCCTCCAAGTCAACCAAGTGCAAGGATTGCAGATCAAGAGAAATGGTGGATGGCTCCCAATCAAAGCACTTCCTGGTGCTTTTGTCGTTAACATCGGCGATGTCATTGAG ATCTTAAGCAATGGGAAATACAAGAGCATTGAGCATAGGGCCATCATAAACAAGGAGAAGGAACGCCTTTCGATTGCTGCATTCCACAGTCCCAATATGACCACACTGGTTGGCCCACTTCCAGAGCTTGTCAAAGGGAGCAAGGAATATTACAAGACCTTGAGCTTTGAAGATTTCGTGAAACACACCTTTACTAGCAAACTTGATGGGAAGAGTGTCATCGACTGGATGAAGTTGAAGCCATAA